The genomic segment attttgtgcaaataAGGGATAATTACATTAACATATGAAGAAAGCACTCATGCACAGGCAAAGGATGGGGCAGCCCAGGGTTGGAAAATACCACACCTACTCTAGAGCCTGGATTCAATCAGAAATCTGCTTCAAATATCACCTCAGTCTACCACTCTGTGGTATTTTGCCAAGGCTTTTCTGTTGGTTCTTAAAAACATCTGATTGAACCAAGGACAACTAAACTAAACACGTCTCGTGAATggttaaatacatacatatgtctttaaaaaaatgacagcaatacgttaaaaaaaaaaggaacaaaagcaaaaatgtaGTTAGACACTAAATCTAATTCATAGGATCTGTGAAAGATTTAATACACACTCTTCGCCTATAAGTGCAGACCCCAGATATTacacgttaaaaaaaaaaagaatcataaATTGTGGTTCCACAACAGAGGACACTCACTTGGTAAATACTACTTTCAAGATAGTGGTGACAATATATTTGAGGAGTGGACAGTGTGTCACATTTAACTAAGAATATTTTCCCCATGTACTCTTTACATGATGAGCACAGTAGCATTTTACAGTGCCACAATAGTGGCAGATGCAAGCACAAGATCATTGTGTGCCATTACATACAATGATAcattaaagaaaatacaaagaaaaaaaaaacatgacaaaagttAATGTCAGGGACACACACGTCTCATGTCAAAGTCAACCATCATTGCCGGTGACTGCTTCTGAACACGAATGGAATTCAGCACACGCTTGAGAAaggtttaaaaagtaaaaaagcaaGTAATAATTGTACATACAAGGAAAGTAAGCATACACATAAAGAATCTCCTTTACAATATACAGTTCTACAGAGTCTTTCACTTGACATATACCTTGCTACAATATACAAACATTGTACTGTACAATCCACACTTTAAACGCCACTTTTTGTAAATGTTATGGGAATATGAGCATCTATAAAAACATCTATGGGAGAGAAACAATAGACGAGTGTAACTTTAGCCAGATGCAGAGGTTGCCAGTGAGTAACAGTGGCCCTGTTTTGATAATTGAAGGCAACCACCTCCACAGGTCACGCTCAAAACGCGCTTCCCTGTAAATAAAGGCATGTAGAGGTAGCGGTTATAAAGTGATTTGGAATACGACTGGATTGGAAATGAGGGGAACAAATACCTTTAACTTGGATGGGAATATCTACACttcttttttttgaaaatattcaaataagaatccatattcatttttatcaaGGAATGTCAAAGGCCAGTCTGGTAACTGCCCTCTCCATTACTATCTGGGGGTACATACATTAAATAGCACAGGCAGGTCTGACCCTCCTTCTGCAAGAGTCAACATGTATGCAAGTTTTTGCTTCAGCCCTTCATGAACACACCTTAAAGGAATGAACCTTTCAACCTATTCTCCATCTGCTGCACTTATATCATATAATAAAGGAACAGAAGACCTGATTACTTCCCACTGGCTTTCATTATAAACAGtgagtcaacaggttttctgttcttttatcaACTATaaagaaatgcattaaaattatGGTCTGAGGTAACTGACCGTACAAATCCCATTTTCACCAAGTAGGGGACAAAAAAGGGCCAGTTGTTGCTTCCTTCTCATTTTCTGACAGCAGTACAGCAATACATTTAGTACTTTTAAATACTgacttaatatttcaaaatatttacttaaatctcaaaatactgactacTGATGGAAAATTATGTTTCTCAAAATCCtgattatctcaaaataacaaaaaatttgAGATACTCTGTTAAAATGTGTTAGAAGAAAAGTATTTATTTCAAGACACTAAAATAAGTCTAGATACAAAATACGAAGTCAAACGTAGACATACTGCTGTCAGGAccagaaaaggagaaaataaagtCACCGGCCATTTTTTCACCTCTACCTGGCAGAAATGGGCTTTTCAAATGACAGATACAGCAGACAGAAATTAGGTTTAAAAAAGCCAGAGTATACCTTTAACCCTAGAGCTTCTGTTGAACTGTACATTACCCAGGGCAGAAACAGTCCTGCAGTACAGTGACATTAGCAGTCAGACTGGCCAcacatacaataaaataaaacaaatgcccTGCAAAAACCAAAGACCAAAACTAGCCCTAACATAAGTCGATTTTACACTCTGTCCCCATTATGTATCCTCTGGTGCCTCTTCAGCTCTCCAGACCTGAAAAAGTTCTTGCCACACTGGGCGCAGTGAAAGGGCCTCTCCCCTGTGTGGATGCTCTGGTGGCCCTTGAGCCTCTCCAGCCTGGAGAAGCTCTTGTCGCACTGGTTGCAGTGATAAGGCTTTTCGCCGGTGTGAATACGCCTGTGCTCCTTGAGGTGTCCCGATTCTGAGAAGCTCTTTCCACACTGGTAGCACTGGTAAGGCCTCTCTCCAGTGTGCGTCCTATGGTGCCTCTTCAGATCACCTGATCTAAAGAAGCTCTTCTCGCATAGAGTGCAGCGGTGGGGTCTTTCTCCCGTGTGGATACGCTGGTGACCCCGTAAATGTCCGGAATCAGAGAAGGTCTTTTCGCACTGGGGGCATTTGTAAGGCCGCTCCCCGCTGTGGATTCTGAGATGTCTCTTTAGATCCCCTGATCTGTAGAAGCGCTTAGCGCACTGCGAACACTGGTAAGGCCTCTCCCCCGTGTGCATCCTCTCGTGCTGCTTCAGGTGTCCTGAATCTGAGAAATTCTTGCCGCACTGCAGGCAGTGGTACGGCCGCTCTCCCGTGTGGATCCTCTCGTGCCTTTTTAAGTCTCCTGACGTGGGAAAATTCTTACCGCACTGAAAGCAAGGGAATGGCCTCTCGCCACTGTGAATTCTCTGGTGGCGCTTAATGTCACTGATTCTGAAATACTTTCCACAGTCCTGGCAGTGATACGGCCTCTCCGCTGAAGGCTGGCTGTTCGGTTTGGGTGGAGGGCTAGTGAGAGCGTTAGGGAGAGCAGCAGTTAGAGATGCTGTGAGAGGTGTCGTTTTGGGATTTGCTCCACCGCAGCAAGCTGTGAGGCACTCTCCTGTTTGCTGCTGAAGATGCTGAGCTATTCaataaagagagtgaaagaagcaATAAATAACCAATTTCCAGctaataaacatttacatgtacatgGCACAGGACTTTAaggtttttaaagtgaaatgccacccatttttaaatatttctgcataattaaatcactaAGATTGTGTGTAAAGGCTACCTCACATGAAAGCTTTTACACAAAATGGATACAGATataatgcctgagacactgttttactaGTGTTTGATATAAGGTTTTAGGCTaagaagcattttttaaatctattcaGAGTGGAGAGATTCATGCAGTGTTGCAAGGCTAAATAGTCCcagagatattttattttttccagatttacaacaattttacacacattacatatacaaactCAAAAAAGCATTCACTGGTcaaataaaacggctatatttgCCCTGATGTCACAACCCccggttcctttcaccaccactggaaagaagACCAGAATCAGcctgtttctctacaataaaccacttcacatcaaaactCTTTCAATGAccgtttacatctcaataatTAAAGTAACACAAAAAATTTGTAAGAAAAGCAGAATtgtgcttttaaaggcattgTTTTAACAGAGCACTATGCTTTCACCTAGCAATACAGCCATCtaaacagtgtttttacagTACACTGTGCCATTAAAGGGAAACtcaatttttgtttaaatttctacataattaaatgtttaagatgtgaacaaagtcattcagagtggtctggtatgaaatgctttgttctagagaaacttaccaactcaatTGTTTACagtagaagtgacagaaacaTTAagtctgcctctaaaagctccctcacaaaataTTTAAGAATATGCTGCTTGATTCCTGAGACACAGCTTTATGctagttttggcctaaaatgtgttgATAATCCATTTATGGCAGAGGGGTCcatgcagggcgttgtaaggcaaaatagtcccctcattttttttttccctttcagattttccacagttttaccatcatgaataacacatataaaactcagaaaacgtgcaggttcactggtggttctggagagcaaataaaatgcctgtatttgtgttgcagactcCTGGTTCTTACCGCCTCTGTGAAGAATCCTGAGTGTTTAATTTTCTCTGCAACCAATCAATTTACACCCAACCACCCGGCATGCTTACCTGGAAACGACGGAATTATGCCAACCTACCATTTAGACGAAATTCACCATTATGCGACATTTTTGTGGTATTTACAAGACAGCAATATATTTTAGGGGAAATAACGTTAAGACATGTTGGTTTTCACGACGCAACGTGCCTTATACAAAGTCAACgtatttaaaagtattttaaagaCGTTAGCGTTACTTTTCCGATCGAGTGTGATGGTCGCAGATTTAACGCGCTGCAAAACTGCACCGACTCACCGAAATGGAAGAAATCCTCGACACTCTCGTCCTCCTCTTTGACTTTCACGCCGTGCCCCAACGGACGGCCGTAGTGCTGAAACGGTGCAGCCCCCCGCGGTCCTCCTGCTGTGGGTAGAAATTTAGAGCTAGAGGAGAGAGCCTGGTTCAGTTTGTTCCCGTAGTCCTAAAACAAGAGGTGGAACAAATCATTGCTCTACCGCGTTAGCTAGGTGGGCTAAAAACTCCCcaagctaacctagctaacgtCGCTACACAAAACAGCCACGGACATTTTGTGCAACCGGCGGGATTTACGAGAGCAAAaggcagggagggaggggtGGAAAGGGGCGAGGAAATGGGAGctagatttgaaaaaaatactCCAAATGAGTTTTTGAATCTAAGTGAACAAACAGAGTCTTGGATTTGACGTCTAAATTGAGATTTTCGCAAACATGAATTTAGCTAACTTACGAGGCTTCCTACTCGCAGGCTTCTCGCTCGAATTACctcgctccaccttaaatggtgcagcagttacattctgacgcccgaggcaccttttaaggtggaaccggaaTCTGGAACAGGACGCTTCGTCGTTTAACTCGCGCAGCACGGTAGCCGTACTCACCGAACCGAATGAGTCCGCCTGCGTGGGAAGGATGCGGCTAACTTAACGAGCTACAGCTAACGCTAGCGCACCGAGCGCGGTCTAAACAcgggatttttttctttctttacgcGATGGTTCTACTGCGAAACCCGCTCAATTCGACAGATTAGACACTTGCAAATCACATCCACTCACCATATCCACTCTACTCGCCCATTTGTTTAAATTATCAACGAAATTCATCGGTTACCAGGCGAACAGGCAGAAAGTCGATATGCACCGGAAGCCTGTTGTGTTTACCAAAAAACAGCGCAGCGGCGGCGCAGGAAGCTCAGTACGGCCGCCTGTCGGTCCG from the Pygocentrus nattereri isolate fPygNat1 chromosome 30, fPygNat1.pri, whole genome shotgun sequence genome contains:
- the LOC108424752 gene encoding zinc finger protein 16, producing the protein MLVLVFRLTYQANVEWKLQQTQRSPRCCISTADGRNYRKLSSTQLILRLGIRILPTQADSFGSDYGNKLNQALSSSSKFLPTAGGPRGAAPFQHYGRPLGHGVKVKEEDESVEDFFHFAQHLQQQTGECLTACCGGANPKTTPLTASLTAALPNALTSPPPKPNSQPSAERPYHCQDCGKYFRISDIKRHQRIHSGERPFPCFQCGKNFPTSGDLKRHERIHTGERPYHCLQCGKNFSDSGHLKQHERMHTGERPYQCSQCAKRFYRSGDLKRHLRIHSGERPYKCPQCEKTFSDSGHLRGHQRIHTGERPHRCTLCEKSFFRSGDLKRHHRTHTGERPYQCYQCGKSFSESGHLKEHRRIHTGEKPYHCNQCDKSFSRLERLKGHQSIHTGERPFHCAQCGKNFFRSGELKRHQRIHNGDRV